Proteins encoded within one genomic window of Methanobacteriales archaeon HGW-Methanobacteriales-1:
- a CDS encoding isocitrate dehydrogenase (catalyzes the formation of 2-oxoglutarate from isocitrate): MKKITVISGDGIGKEVMEAAISVLDSLELNLEYKIAEAGNECFQKNGTSIPDETIKIAKKTDATLFGAVTSAPGQKSSIIILRKNLDLFANLRPIKSIPGINSLYQDLDFVIVRENTEGLYSGLEEYTPDGANATRLITKNASIRICKFAFEYAKTNNRNKVTAVHKANVLKKTDGLFKEAFYNTANNYPEIKSNDYYVDATAMYFITKPHIFDVVVTTNLFGDILSDEGAGLVGGLGMTPSANIGENNGLFEPVHGSAPDIAGKGIANPSGMILSTVMMLKHLGELESANLVENSLLKVLKEGKVLTPDLGGSSKTMEMTREVIKNINI; the protein is encoded by the coding sequence ATGAAAAAAATTACAGTTATATCTGGCGATGGTATTGGAAAAGAAGTAATGGAAGCAGCTATTTCAGTTTTAGATTCATTAGAATTGAATTTAGAATATAAAATAGCCGAAGCAGGAAATGAATGTTTTCAAAAAAATGGAACAAGTATACCTGATGAAACAATAAAAATTGCAAAAAAAACAGATGCAACGCTTTTTGGGGCCGTTACCAGCGCACCTGGTCAAAAAAGTTCCATAATAATACTTAGAAAAAATTTAGATCTTTTTGCAAATTTACGGCCAATTAAATCCATTCCAGGAATTAATTCTCTATACCAAGACCTGGATTTTGTAATAGTTAGAGAAAACACTGAAGGATTGTATTCTGGATTAGAAGAATACACACCAGATGGGGCCAATGCCACCCGATTAATTACTAAAAATGCTTCAATCCGCATCTGCAAATTTGCTTTTGAATATGCTAAAACCAATAATAGAAATAAAGTTACTGCCGTCCATAAAGCAAATGTACTTAAAAAAACAGACGGGTTGTTCAAAGAAGCATTTTACAATACTGCTAACAATTATCCCGAAATAAAATCAAATGATTATTATGTAGATGCTACGGCCATGTATTTCATAACAAAACCCCATATTTTCGATGTAGTGGTTACCACCAATCTTTTTGGAGATATACTATCTGATGAGGGAGCTGGTTTGGTAGGTGGGCTTGGAATGACACCTTCCGCAAATATAGGTGAAAATAATGGACTTTTTGAGCCAGTTCATGGTTCAGCACCAGATATTGCGGGTAAAGGAATAGCTAACCCATCAGGAATGATTCTATCAACCGTTATGATGCTTAAACACCTCGGAGAATTAGAAAGTGCGAATTTGGTTGAAAATTCATTGCTTAAAGTTCTAAAAGAAGGAAAAGTTTTAACTCCAGATTTAGGTGGTAGCTCCAAAACCATGGAAATGACTAGAGAAGTTATAAAAAATATTAATATTTAA